One window from the genome of Xenorhabdus bovienii SS-2004 encodes:
- a CDS encoding YlaC family protein yields MNIIKQILIQDLKRINLEEHRDGKVHFNSTFIHHHPYLCLAMVIAYAFLVMLMGYSPYFGTWSLILFTVLFVAMAAVLLFDIKPVYHFEDIDVLDLRVCYNGEWFVNEKVSHKAINKILTHPKVPSEMKDEIKRIMRKKDGICFYDVFIVAFSEQSPYFHPSEMVNKSA; encoded by the coding sequence ATGAATATCATCAAACAGATATTGATTCAGGATCTTAAGCGGATTAATCTCGAAGAACACCGTGATGGTAAAGTACATTTCAATAGTACCTTTATTCATCATCATCCATACCTATGCTTGGCAATGGTTATTGCTTATGCTTTCCTTGTCATGCTCATGGGGTATTCTCCCTATTTTGGTACTTGGTCACTGATTTTATTTACAGTGCTTTTTGTCGCCATGGCAGCCGTTTTACTTTTCGATATAAAGCCGGTGTATCATTTTGAAGACATTGATGTACTGGATTTACGTGTCTGTTATAACGGAGAATGGTTCGTCAACGAAAAAGTATCCCATAAAGCCATCAATAAAATACTTACTCATCCTAAAGTACCCAGTGAAATGAAAGATGAGATCAAAAGAATCATGAGGAAAAAAGACGGAATTTGTTTTTATGATGTATTTATAGTTGCCTTTTCAGAACAATCACCCTATTTTCATCCTTCCGAAATGGTGAATAAAAGTGCTTAA
- the cspE gene encoding transcription antiterminator/RNA stability regulator CspE, whose translation MSDKMKGQVKWFNESKGFGFITPADGSKDVFVHFSAIQGNGFKTLAEGQNVEFTIENGAKGPAAANVTAI comes from the coding sequence ATGTCTGACAAAATGAAAGGTCAAGTGAAGTGGTTCAACGAGTCTAAAGGCTTTGGTTTCATCACTCCAGCTGATGGTAGCAAAGACGTATTCGTTCACTTCTCTGCCATTCAAGGTAACGGTTTCAAAACTCTGGCTGAAGGCCAGAACGTAGAATTCACCATTGAAAATGGTGCCAAAGGCCCAGCAGCAGCAAACGTAACTGCTATCTAA
- the flhD gene encoding flagellar transcriptional regulator FlhD, with protein MSTVELLKHIYDINLSYLLLAQRLINHEKASAMFRLGISESMADTLAELTLPQLVKLAETNQLICHFRLEDHETVLQLTKESRVDDLQQIHTGILLSTHLFQQLSALDDISIKKRA; from the coding sequence ATGAGTACGGTTGAATTGCTCAAACATATTTATGACATAAATTTATCGTATTTGCTTTTAGCGCAACGGCTAATTAACCATGAGAAAGCATCTGCGATGTTCCGTTTAGGTATTAGTGAATCGATGGCTGATACGTTGGCCGAGCTGACATTGCCTCAGTTAGTAAAATTAGCTGAAACTAACCAACTGATTTGCCATTTTCGGTTAGAAGACCACGAAACGGTGCTGCAGTTAACGAAGGAATCGCGGGTGGACGATCTACAACAAATTCACACAGGTATTTTGCTGTCTACTCATCTTTTTCAGCAGTTATCTGCGCTGGATGACATTTCAATCAAAAAAAGAGCGTGA
- the flhC gene encoding flagellar transcriptional regulator FlhC codes for MVEKSIVQEAKDIHLAMELITLGARLQMLESETQLSRGRLIRLYKELRGSPPPKGMLPFSTDWFMTWEQNIHSSMFYNAYRFLMKSGHCDGVEAVVKAYRLYLEQCPPSSEGGSVLALTRAWTLVRFVDSGMLQPTECRCCGGTFITHAHQPVNSFVCSLCQPPSRAVKKRKLSVLPADTNSQLLDGFAQQAM; via the coding sequence ATGGTTGAAAAAAGTATTGTTCAGGAAGCGAAAGATATTCATCTTGCAATGGAACTCATCACTTTAGGTGCACGGTTGCAAATGCTTGAAAGTGAAACACAATTAAGCAGAGGGCGGTTGATCAGGCTGTATAAAGAGTTGCGGGGAAGCCCTCCGCCTAAAGGGATGCTTCCTTTTTCGACGGATTGGTTTATGACTTGGGAACAGAATATTCACTCTTCTATGTTCTACAATGCTTATCGTTTCTTGATGAAAAGCGGGCATTGTGACGGTGTTGAAGCTGTTGTAAAAGCTTATCGACTGTACCTTGAACAATGTCCTCCAAGCAGCGAAGGTGGGTCTGTTCTGGCATTGACCAGAGCCTGGACACTTGTCCGTTTCGTTGACAGCGGGATGCTACAGCCAACAGAGTGTCGCTGCTGTGGTGGCACTTTCATCACGCATGCCCACCAACCGGTGAACAGCTTTGTTTGTAGTCTTTGCCAGCCACCTTCACGAGCGGTAAAAAAACGTAAACTTTCCGTTCTGCCTGCCGATACTAATTCACAACTGCTGGATGGATTTGCTCAGCAAGCTATGTGA
- the motA gene encoding flagellar motor stator protein MotA, which produces MLVLLGYIVVFGAVIGGYLLVGGHMGALYQPAEFLIIAGAGIGAFIVGNNGKAIKATLRVLPKILRRSKYNKAMYMDLMALLFRLLSKSRQNGLLALERDIENPHQSDIFTQYPRLLKDPYLMDFTTDYMRLIISGNMNPHEIEALMDEEIETYEQESEVPATSLAMVGDSLPAFGIVAAVMGVVHALGSADRPAGELGALIAHAMVGTFLGILLAYGFVSPLATLLRQRSSEQVKMMQCIKITLLSSLNGYAPQIAVEFGRKTLFLTDRPSFTELEEHVRRVKSPVQQEVEE; this is translated from the coding sequence GTGTTAGTACTTTTAGGATATATAGTGGTTTTTGGTGCGGTAATTGGTGGCTATCTGCTTGTCGGTGGCCACATGGGCGCACTTTATCAGCCAGCGGAATTTCTGATTATTGCAGGTGCAGGTATTGGCGCCTTTATCGTCGGCAATAATGGCAAGGCGATAAAGGCAACACTGCGTGTTTTACCAAAAATATTGCGCAGATCAAAATACAACAAAGCGATGTACATGGATCTCATGGCGCTGCTGTTCCGCCTGTTATCCAAATCACGCCAAAATGGGCTTCTGGCTTTGGAACGGGATATCGAAAATCCACACCAGAGCGACATCTTCACACAGTATCCCCGTTTGTTAAAAGATCCCTATTTGATGGATTTCACCACTGATTATATGCGTCTGATCATCAGTGGTAACATGAATCCCCATGAAATTGAGGCCTTGATGGATGAAGAAATCGAGACTTATGAACAGGAGAGTGAAGTCCCTGCGACCAGTCTGGCTATGGTTGGAGATTCATTGCCTGCATTTGGCATCGTTGCCGCCGTCATGGGAGTGGTTCATGCACTCGGATCAGCGGATCGTCCGGCAGGGGAACTGGGTGCGTTAATCGCCCATGCAATGGTGGGAACATTCTTAGGGATTTTATTGGCTTACGGGTTTGTTTCTCCTCTGGCAACCTTGCTGCGTCAACGTAGCAGCGAACAGGTAAAAATGATGCAGTGCATCAAGATTACACTGCTTTCCAGCCTGAATGGTTATGCTCCACAGATTGCGGTTGAATTCGGCCGTAAAACATTATTCCTCACAGATCGCCCTTCATTTACGGAACTTGAAGAACATGTTCGTCGGGTTAAATCGCCTGTACAACAAGAAGTTGAAGAATAA